A window of Ananas comosus cultivar F153 linkage group 4, ASM154086v1, whole genome shotgun sequence contains these coding sequences:
- the LOC109709060 gene encoding uncharacterized protein LOC109709060 produces METLFEDIYTEERDRVNLAAHCFDKRARVWWKRVKQDRSSDLPPINWEEFRRMMFAEYFPDSDKRKMREDFRKLKQGNRTVREYEREFTHILNCVPDVSTTEQDRADCFVRGLRPGVFRLVHAFKFHTFAEALDRALWVEHGNACEREEREASEKDKGRKRRGGGFGDQSGSKKPPKYPRERSEGREVQRCVFCGGDHRATQCEHRRGRCYECGQVGHMARDCPRKAPFALPVASAPAIPGHYGGAPPMVASTGRALAPRQPEAARSAPSGRVYAAQVEEPAVADDVMAGMV; encoded by the coding sequence atggagaccctgttCGAGGACATCTATACGGAGGAGCGGGACAGGGTGAATTTGGCCGCTCATTGCTTTGATAAGCGGGCAAGGGTGTGGTGGAAGAGAGTAAAGCAAGATCGATCTTCGGATCTTCCCCCGATCaattgggaggagttccgaagGATGATGTTCGCAGAGTACTTTCCCGACAGTGATAAGAGAAAGATGCGGGAAGACTTTCGAAAGCTCAAGCAAGGCAACCGCacggttcgggagtacgagcgCGAGTTCACCCATATCTTGAACTGCGTCCCAGACGTGTCGACGACGGAGCAAGACCGGGCGGATTGCTTCGTGAGAGGACTCCGACCCGGAGTGTTTCGATTGGTACATGCCTTCAAGTTCCACACTTTTGCGGAGGCTTTGGACCGTGCCTTGTGGGTTGAGCACGGGAATGCTTGCGAGCGAGAAGAGCGCGAGGCATCCGAGAAGGACAAAGGGAGAAAGCGACGGGGCGGTGGTTTTGGAGATCAATCgggttccaagaagcccccgaagtacccgcgagAACGGTCCGAGGGCCGTGAAGTGCAACGGTGCGTCTTTTGTGGTGGAGACCACCGTGCGACGCAATGTGAGCACCGCCGTGGGAGGTGCTATGAATGCGGCCAGGTGGGGCACATGGCCCGAGATTGCCCGAGAAAGGCCCCGTTCGCCCTGCCTGTCGCATCGGCTCCGGCAATTCCAGGCCATTATGGAGGAGCCCCACCTATGGTTGCATCGACTGGGCGTGCTTTGGCGCCACGTCAGCCGGAAGCGGCCCGATCAGCTCCAAGTGGCCGGGTGTATGCTGCTCAAGTTGAGGAGCCTGCTGTTGCGGATGatgtcatggcaggtatggtttag